The Paenibacillus amylolyticus genome contains the following window.
GGTGAAGATCGTCCGATGAAAATTATCCTCTATGGCATGCTGATTAGTACCGTTGTGTTACTGGTCTATCTGGTCGTACGTTACTTCCAGCTACGAGCGTATTATCATCTACTTCAACAACCACGTAAATGGGTAAACGAGTCTTTTCAGACCCTTGGAAATTCGGTTGTAGCTGAGGCTATCCAGGAATTGTTACACGAACTGGAGCGTAATCGGCAGAACGAGATTGGTCAGTTACGTACTAGCAAGGAACAGCAGGTGGTATTTATGAATCGCTGGGTTCATCAGATGAAGACACCGTTGTCTATTATCCAACTGACCTTGGAAGACGTGGAAGATGAGACGGCTGGCAGCATTCAGGATGAGCTGGATAAAATGCGTAAAGGACTTGAAATGGTCTTACATTCATCCCGGCTTGAACAGTTCGAAGGAGATTTTCGTGTGGAGCTGCTGTCTCTGCAAGAGGTACTTCGGAGCAGCATTGCAGAGAACCGACGTTTGTTTATACGCAGAGGTATTAAGCCGGATATCCGCATGGAGGAAGATCTTAAGATCTATAGTGATTCCAAGTGGCTGCGGTTCATGTTCACCCAGATCCTGACCAATGCGGTGAACTATTCCGATAGCAAATTAGGCAAAAAAGTGATCATTACCGGCTATAAACAGGAAGAGCGTACAATCCTGGATATTCAGGATGAGGGAATCGGCATCTCGTCCGAGGATATTCATCGTGTGTTCAATCCCTATTTTACAGGTGAACGTGGCAGGCAATACCATGAATCTACGGGAATGGGATTATATCTGGTTCGTGAGATTAGTGCACGCCTGGATAACCGGGTAGAGTTATTTTCAGAGCTGAATAAGGGAACATTGGTTAGATTCAGCTGGGTTCATACGAAAGTTCCGCAGTAAAGAGCGCTTTGCCCACAGCCGTGGGTGAGGTGTTTTTTTTATATAGACACCAAAGTTATGGAGGCAGGGGAACAGAACCTTAAACGTACTGTAAGGAAAGTTTAAGGTAATTCGATAGCACCGTTACAGAAGGTCAGTTAGGATAAGAATAGAATTAACATATAAAAGAGTAATAGATTCGGAGGGGAATACACATGGAAATGTTACAAGTATCAGCACTAAGCAAAGTATATCAGGGCAAAGTGCAGACTCAAGCCCTTAGTGATATTCATCTGACAATCAAGCAAGGTGAGTTTGTGGGCATTATGGGCCCGTCCGGTAGTGGCAAAACCACATTGTTAAACATGGTCTCTACCATTGATGAACCCAGCTCAGGCAAGGTGCTAATTAATGGCATGAACCCGTTTGATATGAAAAAGAAAGAACTTGCCATGTTCCGTCGTCGGGAACTCGGGTTTGTCTTTCAGGATTTCAATCTGTTGGACACGCTGACGGTTGCCGAGAATATTGTACTTCCATTGACACTGGACAAGGTCAAACTGAAGGAGATGGAGAGTAGACTGCAACGCATTACAGCCAAGCTTGGGATTGATCATATTCTGGATAAACGAGTGTACGAAATCTCGGGCGGTCAGCGACAGCGCACAGCCATTGCGAGATCCATGATCAATATGCCTTCAATTGTATTGGCGGATGAACCTACGGGCGCATTGGATTCCACTTCATCTCAGGCTGTCATGGAGTCGCTTGAACAGATTAATCAGCAGGAGAAAACGACCATTATGCTGGTGACACACGATCCCCTTGCTGCAAGTTATTGCAATCGAATCGTATTTATCAAGGACGGGAAACTGGCAGCGGAGGTACACCGCGGAGATAATCGGCAGACGTTCTTCCAGCGGATCATTGATACGTTATCCTTCTGGGGAGGGAATTCACATGAGCTTTCCTCAGT
Protein-coding sequences here:
- a CDS encoding sensor histidine kinase — its product is MKLFLKDHQMLVGFYVLQMLLVPCVYWLSGEDRPMKIILYGMLISTVVLLVYLVVRYFQLRAYYHLLQQPRKWVNESFQTLGNSVVAEAIQELLHELERNRQNEIGQLRTSKEQQVVFMNRWVHQMKTPLSIIQLTLEDVEDETAGSIQDELDKMRKGLEMVLHSSRLEQFEGDFRVELLSLQEVLRSSIAENRRLFIRRGIKPDIRMEEDLKIYSDSKWLRFMFTQILTNAVNYSDSKLGKKVIITGYKQEERTILDIQDEGIGISSEDIHRVFNPYFTGERGRQYHESTGMGLYLVREISARLDNRVELFSELNKGTLVRFSWVHTKVPQ
- a CDS encoding ABC transporter ATP-binding protein gives rise to the protein MEMLQVSALSKVYQGKVQTQALSDIHLTIKQGEFVGIMGPSGSGKTTLLNMVSTIDEPSSGKVLINGMNPFDMKKKELAMFRRRELGFVFQDFNLLDTLTVAENIVLPLTLDKVKLKEMESRLQRITAKLGIDHILDKRVYEISGGQRQRTAIARSMINMPSIVLADEPTGALDSTSSQAVMESLEQINQQEKTTIMLVTHDPLAASYCNRIVFIKDGKLAAEVHRGDNRQTFFQRIIDTLSFWGGNSHELSSVRV